One region of Acidobacteriota bacterium genomic DNA includes:
- a CDS encoding aldo/keto reductase: MRHVQVNDVRVPTFVYGTAWKENETSRLTRLAIEGGFRGIDTANQRRHYHEAAVGEAISEAIASGAVRRDELFLQSKFTSLGGQDHRLPYDADAPVALQVEQSFASTLSHFGAESLDSYVLHGPTSRYGLAPDDWEAWRAMEKLHASGKARLLGISNVTLEQLAALVAKAKVKPAVVQNRCFAAMGWDSAVREFCKGLGILYQGFSLLTANPQAVNHRRTQDLARKYGTGPAQVIFRFAQQVGMIALTGTTSAEHMKDNLEAYGFELEADEVAECERLLG, encoded by the coding sequence ATGCGCCACGTCCAGGTGAATGACGTCCGCGTCCCGACGTTCGTCTACGGAACCGCGTGGAAGGAGAACGAGACCTCACGGTTGACCCGATTGGCGATCGAAGGGGGCTTTCGCGGGATCGACACCGCGAACCAGCGCCGGCACTATCACGAGGCCGCGGTGGGCGAGGCGATCTCCGAGGCCATCGCCTCCGGCGCGGTCCGGCGGGATGAGCTGTTCCTCCAATCCAAGTTCACCTCCCTCGGCGGCCAGGATCATCGCCTGCCCTACGACGCCGATGCGCCCGTCGCCCTTCAGGTGGAGCAGTCCTTCGCCAGCACCCTCTCGCATTTCGGCGCCGAGTCCCTGGACTCGTACGTCCTGCACGGGCCGACGAGCCGGTACGGGCTGGCCCCCGACGACTGGGAGGCCTGGCGAGCCATGGAGAAACTCCACGCCTCCGGCAAGGCCCGGCTGCTCGGGATCTCGAACGTCACCCTCGAGCAGCTCGCGGCGCTCGTGGCGAAGGCGAAGGTGAAGCCGGCGGTGGTCCAGAATCGTTGCTTCGCGGCGATGGGCTGGGATAGCGCCGTCCGCGAGTTCTGCAAGGGCCTGGGAATTTTGTATCAGGGCTTTTCGCTCCTGACCGCGAACCCGCAGGCCGTGAACCACCGTCGCACGCAGGATCTCGCGCGGAAGTACGGCACGGGCCCGGCCCAGGTGATCTTCCGCTTCGCCCAGCAGGTCGGGATGATCGCGCTCACCGGAACCACTTCGGCCGAGCACATGAAGGACAACCTCGAGGCGTACGGCTTCGAGCTGGAGGCTGACGAAGTCGCCGAATGCGAGCGGCTCCTCGGCTGA